The region CCGTATCTTTCTATTCTATTTGTTTCAATCTGGCCTGTTACTCCCACACCTCCAAAGATATTTAACGTTTCTGAAACCTGCTTGCTGTAATTAAGATTTGCACCTGTGTTGAGGAGATTTATATCTGCATCTGATCCTCTTGATACAAACAGGAGAAGGTTGTGTGTTAAATTCCAGTTTTCATTTATTGTGTAGCTTATATTCTCATTAAATGTCAGGTATGTTATATCTGAGTAGATACTCTCGTTTCTGCTTAAGTTTAAAGAAACGCTGGAATACAGTTTTTCTGAAGGCATCCAGTTAAAATTAATATTCCCTGTATAATCTTTCAGGTCTGTATAGCTGTTGCTGTAGTATCTGGCATACGCTCTTAAGTTCGCTGTCTTTGAAGGTCTGAGGTTGTAATCAAATTTGATATTGTTTATATCCTGATAAACATCTCTAAATGAGTTTATGGTCAGATATTTCTGGGTATAGTCATCAATATTTTTCTGTAATGTGATATTTATTGAGCTGTTGGTGTTTGTTTTTCCGTATGAAACCATATACTCTTTTGTTTTCCTGTACTCTTCAAAATCTATACCAACAGAGTTAGCCTTTGTGTTTTTGTAACCGTAACTGATCCGCGATTTTACAAAGTTAAAGCTACCAAATATACCGTAACTGTCCGTTTTCCTTTCAACGTATGAAGTTCTGTCGTAATATGTGTACCATAGCGGAGACTGTGTCCTTTTAGCAAATATGTTTACTGGAAATGGAGAGCTTTTGAGCAAGCTTATATCTATATTGTATCCCCAAAGTTTAGATGTAGAGTCACTTTTGTACTCATCTGTTTTTAGTGTTGAGTCTTCTTTCATAAAGCTGACACCAAGCCTGTATGTGGCTAATCTTGGGCTGTAAACATAACCATCATAATTGAGCTCATAATACTGTTTGAAGGAATCTCTTGTTGTTTTCCTGTACTGATCTTTATAATTTTCTTTCTTATACGTAAACTCAATCTTTCCCCAGAATCCTCTCTGTTTGTGGGTCCACATATACGCAGGTATGAACAGCAGTCCGCCAAGTATCTTTTTGTAAAGAGGGATCTCTACTTTTTCTTCCTCAAAAAGTGTGAGTTCTTCCTCTTCTTCAAACTCTGTAATATCCAGTGAAGATGTGTCTTCAAGTTCTTTTTCAGAAACCAGTTCTGGCTGCTGAACTTTTTCCTTCTCTTCTGGTATCTGCTGGATCTCTTCTATAAGTTTTTCTTCTTCTACGACTGGTTTTTCAGGGGCAGCTTCTGGTACTTTCTCAATCTCTCCTTCAGTTTTTGCAACAGCTGGGGGAGTTACTGAAGGTTTTTCAGAAACAGGTGGAGGAACTACGGGCACTGCAGCTTCAACCTTTTCTTCGGATTTTTTTTCTTCTGGCTGTTTTTCAGCTAACTTTTCTTCCTTTTTCTCTTCCTTTTTCAAGTAGTCTGAAACCTTTGATATTAAAGATTTAACAAGTATACTTTCGTAAGGAAATGTTTTCTGAACCTCTTTGATTAACTTATAGCTGTCAAAAAGACCGTATCTTACGGTGTAATAACCACTGTTTGTTTTGTATATGAAGGTATTTTCTTTTATTTCTGGAGGTAACTTCTCAAGGAATTTTCTTGCATTTTCCTCTCTTTTGAAAGAGGCCAACTGAAGTGAGTAGAGATACTCCTCTTTTGCCTGAAATACCTGGCTTTCACTCTGGGCTGATGCAACTTTTAATCCAAGGGGTAAAGATCCTTTAGGTATGTTTTCTTTAAAAACTGAATATCTCAAAGAGTACTTACCATCTTCCTGTTTTACAAGATCTAAATTATCCTTGAATACAGGTGGTAGTTTTTCAATATATTTTTTAGCCTCATTGTAGTCTTCAAATGTTTCAAAATCTATACTGTACTCAGAGAGAATACCAATACTTGCTAAGGTCGCAACCGATACTAAAGCGGTAATTAAATACCTTCTTTTCATCTTTCTTCTCTCAGGAATCTTTTTTATCCTCGTAGATCTCTACCTTCAGGTTTTTCTTGGCATCTTTTATAAGTTCATTAAACTTTCTTTCCTGCATTACCTCTGTAAGTTCTTTTTTCAGCTTATCTTTTATTTCCTCATAAGGAACAAGTCTTGGAGGTCTTTTATCCTCAATCTTCACTATATGAAGCCCAGTATCAGTCTCAATTATTTTACTGACCTGTCCAACATCAAGTTTATATATCTCTTCCTCAATCTGTTTTGGAAATCTTCCCTTGTGAACGTAACCTATATCTCCACCTTTTATCCTGCTCAGATCATCTGAGTATCTGTAAGCTACATCACCAAAATCTTTTCCTTCTTTTATCTCCTTATATGCTTTCTTTGCCTTTTCTCTGGCTTTCTCCCTTCCTTTCGGATCGGAGGGATCAACCTTGATATATATGTATCTTACTTTTACGGAGGCAGGTTCTTTGAATTTATCTTTGTTTTTTTCATAGTACTCTTTAAGGTCTTTATCGGTTAAAGATACTATTGCATACTTTTTGATGAGTTTATCAACTAAAAGCCTTTTTTCCAGCTCTTTTTTAAATCCCTCAATCGTAAGACCGGTCTGTTTTAAAAGTTTTTCAAGATTCTCTTTTGATTTGTACTGCTTTATCAGCTGATCCATAAGATTATTGATCTCTTTTTCCGTCACTTTTAATCCTTTCTTCTTTGCTTCATAATATAGAAGTTCCCTGTATATGAGATTCTGGATTGCTTTTTCCCTTATCTCTTTAAGTTTTTCCTCAGTTATATTCCTGTGATAAAAGTTCATAGGTAGAAGAATTTTCATCATTCTCTGAACTTCCATCTCTGTAATCTCAACATCTCCTACCTTTGCAACAACTTTATTTTTTGTGGATGGATCTATATTCCATCCAAATCCTTCATATGCATAAACGGATGTTATTAAGCCTAAAAGAAAGATTATTACCTTGAACATTATTTCTCCTTTTTAAGATACTTGAATATCTGTATCCTTTTATTTAATGAATCAACAACAAAAATTCTGTCTTTTTCATCAATATAAATTCCGGCAGGTAAAAGGAATTCTGCAGGTCCAAATCCAGGGCCTCCTATATAGTACAGTAGATCTCCTTCAGATGAAAATATCTGAAAGTTATTGAATGCAGCGTCAACTACGTATATATTACCATCACTATCAACAGCTATTCCTTTAGGTCTTGCAAATCTTCCAGGAAGATCTCCAATTCCGCCAATAGTAAGAATATGCTCAAAATCTTTTGTAAAAACCTGAATTCTGAAAAGCTGTGTATCGGTAATATATATGTTGCTGTTGTTCTTGTTTACGAATATATTTGTTGGGTAGTTAAACTCACCTGGTCCGTCCCCTCTTCTTCCAAAACCGAAAAGGTAGTTTCCATCAAGATCATAAACCTTTATTCTGTGATCAAAGGTATCAACCACATACAGCCTGTTCAGATCATCATCAACCGCAAGACCGACAGGTTTTTTAAACTCACCTTTCCTTCCTATCGCAACCACAAGCTGTCCTTTCGTATTAAACCCAAAAACTTTCTGTAGTTTCGCATCCGAGATGTATAGAATTCTTTTCTTTTTTGAAAATGTGATCCCCATAGGCAGTTCAAAGGGTATAGGAAAGTGAAGATCTTTTAATTTCTTAGTTTTTAAGTTATAGGAGTAAATAAGAGCATGGGCTGTATCGGTAAAAAATACAGTACTCCCAACAGCAACAACACCGTAAGGTTTGCCAAGATAATCAGGTAGTTCCAGTTCTTTTTTCTCGCCGAAAAGAAAATCCAGAAAGTTACTTTCACTCTCTCTGGATATATCAGGAATCTGGCCTAAGTATTTAATCCTTACCTCAACACCAGGTCTTGGCTCAGGAAAATATAAAGTCTGGGCTTTCGCCCTCTCAAATATAAACAGACCTATAAATAAGCATAGAAAAATATTTTTATAATTCATGGCATCCCATACAGAACATACTACCTTTATTAGGGTGTCTCAGGAAAAGTTTGTTTGTTGAGTGTGGATCGTGACAGCTTCCACACTGTATCCTGCCGTTGTAATCTTTAACAAGATCTCCTACAAAGTTTTTCTTTCCCCATCCAATTAATGGGCTGTTAAATGGCTTTAAGTAATATGTACCTGGTCTGTAAACAACAAATACAGGATGACTGTGTACACTGACACCTGTTGATGCTCTTCCAAATGTTATATTTGGTGCATTTGCACCATCGTGACATGTTAGACATGCTAAAGATGCAGGTAGCATCTCTTTCAGAATCTTTTTCTTTTTAGACTGACCGTAAATCGTAAAGTTTTCTACAGGTTTTTGTGGATCCCATTTGAATTCTACTTCCACGAAGGAGGTGTTAATGTTTAATGTGTGACACCATATACAGAGGGCTAACTGTGACCCTTCAACATTTGGGTTTAAAAGTCTTCCGTTGTGCTCTGCAAGATTATGTTTAGTATCCTCAATACCGGCATATAATGAAGCTGAAAAAGACAAAAAAACTATTAAATA is a window of Persephonella marina EX-H1 DNA encoding:
- a CDS encoding SPOR domain-containing protein produces the protein MKRRYLITALVSVATLASIGILSEYSIDFETFEDYNEAKKYIEKLPPVFKDNLDLVKQEDGKYSLRYSVFKENIPKGSLPLGLKVASAQSESQVFQAKEEYLYSLQLASFKREENARKFLEKLPPEIKENTFIYKTNSGYYTVRYGLFDSYKLIKEVQKTFPYESILVKSLISKVSDYLKKEEKKEEKLAEKQPEEKKSEEKVEAAVPVVPPPVSEKPSVTPPAVAKTEGEIEKVPEAAPEKPVVEEEKLIEEIQQIPEEKEKVQQPELVSEKELEDTSSLDITEFEEEEELTLFEEEKVEIPLYKKILGGLLFIPAYMWTHKQRGFWGKIEFTYKKENYKDQYRKTTRDSFKQYYELNYDGYVYSPRLATYRLGVSFMKEDSTLKTDEYKSDSTSKLWGYNIDISLLKSSPFPVNIFAKRTQSPLWYTYYDRTSYVERKTDSYGIFGSFNFVKSRISYGYKNTKANSVGIDFEEYRKTKEYMVSYGKTNTNSSINITLQKNIDDYTQKYLTINSFRDVYQDINNIKFDYNLRPSKTANLRAYARYYSNSYTDLKDYTGNINFNWMPSEKLYSSVSLNLSRNESIYSDITYLTFNENISYTINENWNLTHNLLLFVSRGSDADINLLNTGANLNYSKQVSETLNIFGGVGVTGQIETNRIERYGGTLSLNGGLSKKFSFLDSQFLISGSGSKYRSSKDDRNDTYSITERLTSQLSKNMKFDHYTTYYYQDSRYYVKDKEFTTTSYENIETSNAIRYHSKLGWKGVFGSGIGFKYYKGKNRKERFYPFGNLNLTYKFTKRLLYKFSIDVYRDTYYNKNYAVAKTGIDYRIRSLYFNWDLQYFYEDSDYYGKRRNYVTYFKVYRPF
- a CDS encoding peptidylprolyl isomerase; the protein is MFKVIIFLLGLITSVYAYEGFGWNIDPSTKNKVVAKVGDVEITEMEVQRMMKILLPMNFYHRNITEEKLKEIREKAIQNLIYRELLYYEAKKKGLKVTEKEINNLMDQLIKQYKSKENLEKLLKQTGLTIEGFKKELEKRLLVDKLIKKYAIVSLTDKDLKEYYEKNKDKFKEPASVKVRYIYIKVDPSDPKGREKAREKAKKAYKEIKEGKDFGDVAYRYSDDLSRIKGGDIGYVHKGRFPKQIEEEIYKLDVGQVSKIIETDTGLHIVKIEDKRPPRLVPYEEIKDKLKKELTEVMQERKFNELIKDAKKNLKVEIYEDKKDS
- a CDS encoding 6-bladed beta-propeller, whose translation is MNYKNIFLCLFIGLFIFERAKAQTLYFPEPRPGVEVRIKYLGQIPDISRESESNFLDFLFGEKKELELPDYLGKPYGVVAVGSTVFFTDTAHALIYSYNLKTKKLKDLHFPIPFELPMGITFSKKKRILYISDAKLQKVFGFNTKGQLVVAIGRKGEFKKPVGLAVDDDLNRLYVVDTFDHRIKVYDLDGNYLFGFGRRGDGPGEFNYPTNIFVNKNNSNIYITDTQLFRIQVFTKDFEHILTIGGIGDLPGRFARPKGIAVDSDGNIYVVDAAFNNFQIFSSEGDLLYYIGGPGFGPAEFLLPAGIYIDEKDRIFVVDSLNKRIQIFKYLKKEK
- a CDS encoding cytochrome c3 family protein, with the translated sequence MFFFYLIVFLSFSASLYAGIEDTKHNLAEHNGRLLNPNVEGSQLALCIWCHTLNINTSFVEVEFKWDPQKPVENFTIYGQSKKKKILKEMLPASLACLTCHDGANAPNITFGRASTGVSVHSHPVFVVYRPGTYYLKPFNSPLIGWGKKNFVGDLVKDYNGRIQCGSCHDPHSTNKLFLRHPNKGSMFCMGCHEL